CGACGCCGCCCGGGGTGCTCACGCCTCCACCCGCACCCCGATCTGCGCCGCGAACGCCGGAGCCAGCTCCATCAGCTGCGACGGGCTGATCACCGCGCCCGCCAGCCGGTCCACGCCCCGCGCGATGTCCAGCTCGGCCACCGCGCGCAGGTCCACCGACTCCATCCGGACCCCGCTGAAGTCCGCCCGCTTCAGCACGCAGTCCCGGAACTCGACGCGGACCAGGTGCGCGTCCCCGAAGTCCGGCTCGGAGAGCACGCAGCCCTCGAAGACGACGTCCTTGAGCCGGGTCCTGCGCAGATTCAGGTAGTCGATCTTGCCGCCGCGCACCACCACCCGCTCCAGCACCGCACCGTGCAGCTGCACCCCGCCCAGGCGCGCGTCCACCACCTCCACGTCCCGCAGCGACGCCTCCGCGAGATCGGTGCCCACACCCCGTACGCCCGTCAGCACCGTGTCGATGAAGCGGGCCCGCGTCAGCTCCGCGCGGTCCAGGGCGCAGCCGTCCAGCGCGCAGTCCATGAACCGGGCGCCCCGGCCCGACGCGTCCGCCAGGTCCACTCCGTCGAACCGCATCCCGTCGTAGTCCCCGTCCGGCTCCAGGCCCTCGCCCTCGTAGGGGACGAGCGGAGGCAGCCGCACCTCCGGACGCCGCGCCGCCGCGACGGTGTCCTTCCTGCCCTTGACCGCCCTGCTCCCCCTGGCTCCCCTGGTCGCCCCGGTCGTCCTGGTCGTCCTGCCCTCGCTCGCTGCCATGCCCCCATCGTGACGCACCCCACTGACAACGCCCCGGCGACCGTGTCACGAGCCGCCGCCCCCGATCCGTCGCATCATCAAAGACGCGAAGGAGATCCAGCCATGGAACACATCCACGTCATCGGCGGCGGCCTCGCCGGCCTCACCGCCGCCATCACCGCGGCCGAGTCCGGTGCGCGGGTCACCCTGTACGAGGGCCACCGGACGCTCGGCGGCCGGGCCAGGACCGCGGACGGGCCGTACCGCGCCAACGAGGGCCCGCACGCCCTGTACCGGCGCGGGCCGCACTGGACCTGGCTGGCCCGGCGCGGTCTTCTCGGCGCCGTCGTCTCCGTACCGCCCCGCGAGGGCCTCCGGTTCCGTTTCCGCCGCGCGGGAGCCGCCCGCCGGACCCCGCCCGTGGCGCTGCTGCGACTCGCCCGCCGGGCCCCCGGCACGGCCCCGGTGGACGACGCCTTCCTGGAGTGGGCCACCGGGCAGGTCGGCGAGGAGGGCGCCCGCGCCGCCGCGAACTTCGCCGCCACCGCGCTGTTCCACCACGACCCCGGGTCGCTCTCCGCCCGGTTCGTCCAGGAGCGCCTGCACCGCCTGGCCTCGTTCCCGCCCGAGGCCCACTACCCGGTCGGCGGCTGGGCGCCGCTCGTCGAGCGGATGGCCGGCCACGCCCGGGGCCTCGGCGTCGGCATCGAGACCGCCGCCCGCGTCGACACCCGGACCCTCGGCGAGCTGTCCCGGACCGGACCGGTCGTCGTCGCCGCCTCCCTCGACTCCGCCCGCCTCCTCCTCGACGACCCGTCCCTCACCTGGGAGAGCGGCCGCACCGTCCTGCTGGACCTGGCGCTGCGCACCCGGCGCGGCGACGCGTTCGTCGTGTCGGACCTGGACGCGCCGGGCTGGCTGGAGCGGTTCACCGCCCAGGACCCCGGCCTCGCCCCGGCCGGCGAACAACTGCTCCAGGGCCAGTTCCCGATCGGCCCCGACGCCCGCCGGGCGGAAGGGACCGCGCGGGCCGAGGAACTCCTCAACCTCGGCTTCCCCGGCTGGCGGGAGCGCACCACCTGGCGCGTCGAGGCCCTCGCCGACGGCCGCACCGGAGCCGTCGACCGCCCGGGAACCACCTGGCGGGACCGGCCCTCCGTCGTCCGGGGCAACGGCATCTTCCTGGCGGGCGACCAGGTCGCCGCCCCCGGACTCCTCAGCGAGGTCTCCTTCACCAGCGGCCTCGAAGCCGCCCTGCTCGCCGTGAAGGCGGCCGGGACGGCCACCGGGGAGGCCACCGGCAAGCGCTCCGGGACGGGAGCCCGGGACCGGGGTTGACCTCAACAGGACTTGAGGTACGAGGGTGGGGGGCACAGTCCACAGCGGGCACGGCACACAGCCGGCGCGGCCCGCGACCGGCACAGCCCGCAGCGGGGCACAGCCCGCACCGCGACCCCAGGGAGCCCGTCATGCACGCCGTACGCCTTCACGCCTTCGGCCCCGCCGAGAACCTCGTGTACGAGGAGGCCGAGGACCCCGTCCCCGGCCCCGGACAGGTCCGTATCGCCGTGGCCGCGGCCGGGGTGCACGTCCTGGACACCGTTCTGCGGGAAGGGGAGCGCGGCCCCTACCCGGAGCCCGCCCGCCTCCCCACCGTCCCCGGCCGCGAGATCGCCGGAACCGTCGAGTCGGTGGGAGAGGGCACCGACGCGGCCTGGCTCGGCAAGCGCGTCGTCGCCCACATCGGCATGGCGCCGGGCGGGTACGCCGAACTCACCGTCACCGAGGCCGACCGGCTCCACGAGATCCCCGAGGGGCTCGACGCCGCCGGGGCCGTCGCCATGATCGGCACCGGCCGCACCGCCCTCGGCATCCTCGGGTTCACCCCGCTCGGCCCGGATTCGGTGGTCGTCGTCACCGCGGCGGCGGGCGGGATCGGCACCCTCGTCGTCCAGCACGCGAAGAACGCCGGGGCCACCGTCATCGCGCTGGCCGGGGGCCCGGCGAAGGCGGCCCGGGCGGAGGCCGAAGGCGCCGGCCTCGCCCTCGACTACACCCGGCCCGACTGGCCGCGCAGGGCCCGCGAGCACCTCGAAGCGGCGGGGCTGCGGGCCACCGTCGTCTACGACGCCGTCGGCGGGACCACCGCCCGCGCCGCCGTGGACCTGCTCGGCCCCGGCGGGCAGCACGTGGTCTACGGCTGGTCGGGCGCGGGGCTCCTCGACGGGGGGCCGCTCACCTTCACCGACGAGGAACTGGCCGGACGCGCCATCACGTCCGGGTCCGTCCTCGGGCCGGCGATGATCGAGAGGGGCGGCGGTCTGCGCGCGCTGGAGACCCGAGCCCTCGCCGAGGCGGCGGCCGGCCGGCTGCGGCCCGCCGTACAGCGCTTCCCGCTCGCCGAGGCCGCCGCAGCGCACCGCGCGCTGGAGACCCGGGGCACGATCGGCAAGGTGGTCCTGGAGCCGTAGTCAGGCCCCGCGACCGTCCGCCCCCAGCCGGGCCAGGGCCCCGTCCGTCAGCCGGTACACCGTCCACTCGTCCTGCGGGCGCGCGCCGAGCGACTCGTAGAACGCGATGGACGGGGCGTTCCAGTCGAGGACGGACCACTCCAGCCGCTGGTAGCCGCGCTCACCGCAGATCCGCGCCAGCTCCGTCAGCAGCGCCCTGCCGTGGCCGCCGCCGCGCCGGTCGGGGCGGACGTACAGGTCCTCCAGGTAGATGCCGTGCACGCCGCGCCAGGTCGAGAAGTTCAGGAACCACAGGGCGAAGCCGATCACCTCGCCGCCGTCTCCGTCGTCGTCGGCCGTCGCCACGTGCGCGTAGGCGGCGGGACGGTCGCCGAACAGCGCCTCGGTCAGCTGCTCCTCGGTGACGACGACCTCGTCGAGGGCCTTCTCGTACGCGGCGAGATCCCGCACCAGGGCGTGCAGGACGGGGACGTCTTCAGGTGTGGCGGTACGAATCATGGGCGCAGCGTAAGCAACCCGCTGCCCGGACCACACCATGGTTTTCCGACCGCCGGCCCCCTACATCGCCCCGGACCCGGACGCTGCCTCAGCCGCGGCCCCTGTACGTGGCCCCGCACCGAGCAGAGGTCGGGCCCCTCACCGGACGGCCTCCCGGGACGGCCCCCTCACCGCCCCAGCAGCCGCCGGGCGATCTCCGCGTGGTCGGGGGAGACCCGGCCCTCCCCGTCCTCGGCCGCCCACAGACCGTTCTGGAGCACCCTCCCCAGCGTCCACGCCCGCGCCCTCTCCCGGTCC
The nucleotide sequence above comes from Streptomyces sp. NBC_01116. Encoded proteins:
- a CDS encoding pentapeptide repeat-containing protein → MAASEGRTTRTTGATRGARGSRAVKGRKDTVAAARRPEVRLPPLVPYEGEGLEPDGDYDGMRFDGVDLADASGRGARFMDCALDGCALDRAELTRARFIDTVLTGVRGVGTDLAEASLRDVEVVDARLGGVQLHGAVLERVVVRGGKIDYLNLRRTRLKDVVFEGCVLSEPDFGDAHLVRVEFRDCVLKRADFSGVRMESVDLRAVAELDIARGVDRLAGAVISPSQLMELAPAFAAQIGVRVEA
- a CDS encoding NAD(P)-binding protein encodes the protein MEHIHVIGGGLAGLTAAITAAESGARVTLYEGHRTLGGRARTADGPYRANEGPHALYRRGPHWTWLARRGLLGAVVSVPPREGLRFRFRRAGAARRTPPVALLRLARRAPGTAPVDDAFLEWATGQVGEEGARAAANFAATALFHHDPGSLSARFVQERLHRLASFPPEAHYPVGGWAPLVERMAGHARGLGVGIETAARVDTRTLGELSRTGPVVVAASLDSARLLLDDPSLTWESGRTVLLDLALRTRRGDAFVVSDLDAPGWLERFTAQDPGLAPAGEQLLQGQFPIGPDARRAEGTARAEELLNLGFPGWRERTTWRVEALADGRTGAVDRPGTTWRDRPSVVRGNGIFLAGDQVAAPGLLSEVSFTSGLEAALLAVKAAGTATGEATGKRSGTGARDRG
- a CDS encoding zinc-binding dehydrogenase; translated protein: MHAVRLHAFGPAENLVYEEAEDPVPGPGQVRIAVAAAGVHVLDTVLREGERGPYPEPARLPTVPGREIAGTVESVGEGTDAAWLGKRVVAHIGMAPGGYAELTVTEADRLHEIPEGLDAAGAVAMIGTGRTALGILGFTPLGPDSVVVVTAAAGGIGTLVVQHAKNAGATVIALAGGPAKAARAEAEGAGLALDYTRPDWPRRAREHLEAAGLRATVVYDAVGGTTARAAVDLLGPGGQHVVYGWSGAGLLDGGPLTFTDEELAGRAITSGSVLGPAMIERGGGLRALETRALAEAAAGRLRPAVQRFPLAEAAAAHRALETRGTIGKVVLEP
- a CDS encoding N-acetyltransferase family protein; translated protein: MIRTATPEDVPVLHALVRDLAAYEKALDEVVVTEEQLTEALFGDRPAAYAHVATADDDGDGGEVIGFALWFLNFSTWRGVHGIYLEDLYVRPDRRGGGHGRALLTELARICGERGYQRLEWSVLDWNAPSIAFYESLGARPQDEWTVYRLTDGALARLGADGRGA